From Anoplopoma fimbria isolate UVic2021 breed Golden Eagle Sablefish chromosome 11, Afim_UVic_2022, whole genome shotgun sequence, one genomic window encodes:
- the clec16a gene encoding LOW QUALITY PROTEIN: protein CLEC16A (The sequence of the model RefSeq protein was modified relative to this genomic sequence to represent the inferred CDS: deleted 1 base in 1 codon), with translation MFGRSRSWVGGPGKPKNIHSLDHLKYMYHVLTKNTTVTDNNRNLLVETIRSITEILIWGDQNDSSVFDFFLEKNMFAFFLNILRQKSGRYVCVQLLQTLNILFENISHETSLYYLLSNNHVNSIIVHKFDFSDEEIMAYYISFLKTLSLKLNNHTVHFFYNEHTNDFALYTEAIKFFNHPESMVRIAVRTITLNVYKVSLDNQHMLHYIRDKTAVPYFSNLVWFIGSHVIELDKCVQTDEEHRNRGKLSDLVAEHLDHLHYLNDILIINCEFLNDVLTDHLLNRLFLPLYVYSLVIPETSEERKINPQVSLYLLSQVFLIIHYQPLVNSLAEVILNGDLSVFTPQMDIHSAHKNTASAGGVRRFTKPPESLERSLELSRHRGRKRTQKRPNYKNLGEEEDEERTGGGGGGVEEGWDDEAKGGEREGGREREKGKGTEGGGGGGGGGGGSSKGSRASGETAEEIEMVVMEKCKVSELTEQNITDEEKTAAATRTHTQRSRPFLDMVYSALDCNNDDYHALFVLCLLYAVSHSKGINRDLLERLQLPVPDQEKSSYSLVLVERLIRVMSHAAQPDGKVRLATLELSCLLLKQSVLSGNNCLIKDVHLACLEGAREESLHLLRRFYKGEDIFLDMFEDEYRSMTSKPLNVEYLMMDASVLLPPTGTPLTGIDFVKRLPCGDVEKTRRAIRVFFMLRSLSLQLQGEPETQLPLTRSEDLIKTDDVLDLNNSDLIACMVVSKDGGQAQRFLAVDVYQMSLVEPETKRLGWGVVKFAGLLQDMQVSGVEDDSRALNIVIHKPSSNPHAKPLPILQANFIFADHIRCIIAKQRLAKGRIQARRMKMQRIAALLDLPVQPSATEVLGFSQTANASPSAMPFRFYEQSRRAPNDPTASRSMFASVDKVPGFAVAQCVSQHSPSPLSSPSPPSSGSGSTGRCDSVTASTISAQSPTDDGTFLEHTPPSFSGGEGEGGSGEVTLVSSPPSAPVTALAPSLTPASQPTISLLTDGNAETLSVESLTLLPPSDSPHLHPCASHIPPTHSLQRPGASTAEEEGGGEREGHRKGEPRDEEELPEEEGSPTDETVKEQTPTDEEGEDEAEGEDASPEVNREQLSAAELRERYDSADPEYAENTEDAEMFTETPDSPELD, from the exons ATTACCTTTTGTCAAACAACCACGTGAACTCCATCATCGTCCACAAGTTTGACTTCTCGGATGAGGAGATCATGGCCTACTATATCTCCTTCCTCAAGACTCTGTCACTCAAACTCAACAACCACACCGTGCACTTCTTTTACAACGAG CACACTAATGACTTTGCCCTGTACACCGAGGCCATTAAGTTTTTCAACCACCCTGAAAGCATGGTCCGCATCGCAGTCCGGACCATCACACTCAACGTCTACAAAG TTTCAT TGGACAATCAGCACATGCTGCACTACATCCGAGATAAGACGGCGGTCCCGTATTTCAGCAACTTGGTCTGGTTTATTGGCAGCCATGTCATCGAACTGGACAAGTGTGTGCAGACAGATGAAGA ACATAGGAACAGAGGGAAGTTAAGTGACCTGGTAGCGGAGCATCTTGACCACCTGCACTACCTGAACGACATCCTCATCATCAACTGTGAATTCCTTAACGACGTTCTGACCGACCACCTCCTCAACCGCCTGTTCCTGCCCCTCTATGTCTACTCTTTGGTTATCCCTGAGACG TCCGAAGAGCGAAAGATTAACCCTCAGGTGTCCCTCTACCTGCTGTCTCAA GTGTTTCTGATCATCCACTATCAGCCACTGGTCAACTCGCTGGCCGAAGTCATTCTCAATGGAGACCTGTCTGTCTTCACCCCACAGATGGATATACACAGCGCACACAAGAATACG GCCAGTGCAGGAGGTGTGCGTCGCTTCACCAAGCCCCCGGAGTCTCTGGAGCGCTCCCTTGAGCTGTCTCGCCATCGCGGCCGCAAGAGAACTCAGAAGAGGCCAAACTACAAGAACTTgggcgaggaggaggatgaggaaaggactgggggaggaggtggaggagtaGAGGAGGGCTGGGACGACGAGGCCAAAGgcggagaaagagagggaggccgagagagggagaagggaaaaggtacagagggaggaggaggaggaggaggagga ggaggtgggagTTCTAAGGGAAGCAGAGCGAGTGGGGAGACGGCGgaag AGATAgagatggtggtgatggagaAGTGTAAGGTGTCGGAGCTGACGGAGCAGAACATCACTGATGAAGAGAAGACCGCTGCAGccacccgcacacacacacagaggagcag accgTTCTTAGACATGGTGTACAGTGCTCTCGACTGCAACAACGATGACTATCACGCCCTGTTCGTCCTCTGCCTGCTGTACGCTGTCTCACACAGCAAAG GTATAAACCGAGATCTTCTGGAGCGTCTGCAGCTACCTGTTCCTGACCAGGAGAAGAGTTCCTACAGCCTGGTGCTGGTCGAGAGACTGATCAGAGTTATGAGTCATGCCGCACagccag atggtAAAGTGCGTCTAGCTACTCTGGAGCTGAGCTGCCTTCTATTAAAGCAGTCTGTGCTTTCTGGAAACAACTGTTTAATCAAGGATGTACATCTGGCCTGCCTGGAG ggtGCTAGAGAAGAAAGTCTGCATTTACTGCGGAGATTCTACAAG GGCGAGGATATCTTTCTGGACATGTTTGAAGATGAATACAGGAGCATGACG AGTAAACCGCTGAATGTGGAGTATCTAATGATGGATGCCTCAGTGCTGCTGCCACCCACCGGTACCCCTCTGACTGGTATCGACTTCGTCAAGAGACTGCCCTGTGGAGACGTGGAGAAGACACGCAGG GCGATCCGGGTGTTCTTCATGTTGAGGTCCTTATCGCTTCAGCTTCAGGGAGAACCTGAGACACAGCTGCCTCTGACCAGATCTGAAGACCTCATCAAGACAGATGATGTCTTAGACCTCA acaaCAGTGACCTAATAGCCTGCATGGTGGTCAGTAAAGATGGCGGCCAGGCCCAGAGGTTCCTCGCTGTAGACGTGTACCAGATGAGTCTGGTCGAGCCAGAAACAAAGCGCCTCGGATGGGGTGTGGTCAAGTTTGCCGGCCTTCTGCAA GACATGCAGGTGTCTGGCGTCGAGGACGACAGCAGAGCATTGAACATCGTCATCCATAAGCCCAGCTCCAACCCCCACGCCAAGCCCCTGCCCATCCTGCAGGCCAACTTCATCTTCGCCGACCACATCCGCTGCATCATCGCCAAGCAGAGGCTGGCCAAGGGTCGCATCCAGGCCCGACGCATGAAGATGCAGAGGATTGCGG CTCTGTTGGACCTGCCTGTGCAGCCCAGTGCGACGGAGGTGTTGGGTTTCAGTCAGACAGCCAACGCTTCACCCAGTGCCATGCCGTTCCGGTTCTACGAGCAGTCGAGACGGGCGCCCAACGACCCCACGGCCAGTAGATCAATGTTTGCCTCCGTGGATAAAGTACCAG GTTTTGCAGTGGCTCAATGTGTGTCGCAGCACAGTCCCTcgcccctctcctccccctcgcCTCCCTCCAGTGGGAGTGGGAGCACAGGAAGATGTGACTCTGTAACTGCAAGCACAATATCAGCTCAGAGCCCCACAG ATGATGGTACGTTCTTGGAGCACACCCCACCCTCCTTCTCAGGCGGAGAAGGggaaggaggaagtggagaagTAACGCtagtctcctctcctccctcggCACCAGTCACGGCCCTCGCCCCGAGCCTCACTCCGGCGTCCCAGCCCACCATCTCCCTCCTCACCGATGGCAACGCCGAGACGCTCAGCGTGGAGTCGCTCACGCTGCTGCCCCCATCGGACTCACCGCACCTGCACCCCTGCGCCAGCCACATTCCCCCAACGCACTCCCTCCAGAGACCAGGTGCCTCCAccgcagaggaggagggtggcggagagagagagggacataGGAAAGGTGAGCCAAGAGACGAGGAGGAGCTGCCGGAGGAAGAGGGGTCGCCGACGGACGAGACTGTAAAAGAGCAAACTCCCACTGACGAGGAGGGAGAGGACGAGGCAGAAGGTGAAGACGCATCTCCAGAGGTGAACAGAGAACAActctctgctgcagagctgcGAGAAAGATACGACTCAGCGGATCCAGAGTATGCAGAGAACACTGAAGATGCAGAGATGTTCACTGAAACGCCAGACTCACCTGAACTGGAttaa